The sequence cATTGAAAGCTAAGGGAAGTTGTATCCGGAACATTAGTAGTccaattaggattcctaaaaACTCTTTAAACACATTGCGAGTTTGAAGAGTTACAATTTTTAAGTTGACACTTGGTGGAGTCACTCCAAgtatttagtttttcttatttttcaagattcaaacttaattttgatCATAATTGAACATTCAACTAGTACGTAGCTCAATAATTTCGTTGATGATGATGTATAGTCATAGCTCTTGGAAACTTCTTAAGAGTTGAAACTAGGCTGAATAATGTTGGAAGCACATCACAGATGAGTGTTTCAAATGTAAGAACCGATGGCATTAGACCTTTCCGCAGTATTACCTGTAACTGTAAGTAGACTAGCACATTCTGAAGATCAATGTCCAAAAATCTTCTACGTGGGAGGAATTTCCCAAGAAAGTGGTGGAAATGGCCTCAATTGGAAACTTCATTTCAAGCCCATAAAACTATATAATCCCTGGGCCTGAATTTAGATAACTGGCCAACACCCAACCCATTATTACATAGGCAGATTGCAGCCCACCTACCCCAGGTCAATATGCTTTTGAATACAACGAATTTCCGAATCAAAGAAGATGAAACcaaataaatgattatttaaaaagCATGATATAATAATGGTACTGAAAGTCTTAGCAGGAGAGTAGAGACTGAAAGTTATGCTCTTGTTATGgcattttttaattgttagagTAATGATTTAATGGTATATACGCATTTAACCATAATTTTATGCTTTTGGATGGAACGCAAAGAATAATGTTCCAAAGAAgtgaacaaaaaaagaaaaagaaaaagaaaaagaaaaaaggctgataaataataaatctgaGTTTATTTATAGAAAGGTGATTCctatatagttattttttataattaaatttattatatatttttaattcaagtaaaatactaaaatatgtcAATTATTTGTGGAATGTAAAGAATATTTTGTATACAATAAATGTTCCTTATGAGTGATATTAGTAAATTCAAGTAATATAgaataaatgagttttattatttattatactctTGTTTCATTCCATACAGATTGTtcatttggattaaaaatgcATTTTAATAGATCTAGTTAtaggaaaaaaattagattaaattaccTTTTTTAGACAtatagtaaattttatttcatctaTTCTAATACAAgggtaaaatttaaaaaaaaaattaatattgcatcaaatatataaaagtggcagataattaaatttttttaatttaaaaaaaagttaatatgcaatgaaaaacaataataattttggaATTGGAATAATATTTCGTAGTTAGTGTTAATTGAGGTAGGAGGagattaatttagttaatagGCAGACCTAATTTATTGATAAGCATACGCTCCAGCAATAATAACAACTATAGattatatcttatttttttcttttaagaaatttctCATACTCGAAGACAACAAATCCTATATGAATGCGATATTTAGCAAATCAAGCCGGACTTACAAGTAAAACATTGAAATATGCATGCATGTCCAAACCAGGCTTTCTTTTGTCCTAAGGTTTTAAATAGGCCGGCAAGTGGCTAAGCCGAGTGGTTCAGACATCGACACCTcgtttcttttaaaatattttttcttttttaagaaacCCAAAAACAACCTCTTCacaataaaacaaagaaaaagagaaaaaagtaGTATTTATATAGAGAGAGTGCACATGTGATTGCTGTGGTTCTTGCTCTTGCTCGTGTTGTGAATATCAAACAATTCCTACAAGATATCTACTTTGTGTTTCTTCATTTGTTAGGTTCCTCTGATTTCCTTTTCTGAATTGCTTCATTTATAGGTAACTTAAGCTTGGAGTCTCTGATTCGAAACATGAGAAGACATGCACCAACATACAAACAACCCATGAAAAGAACCATCACATGAATCTCTACTGATCACTGGTTATGCATCTATTTGacttatcttttttctttttttaattccttatACTTATATATAGTGATTCTTAAGGAATGAGAATTAAAGTTCTTCCGTTGCTTTATAAACAAACAGAAATATAGCAATCAGTCTAAGTCTAAGTACgtataaatagaaaagtaaaatatataggTACCAATCAGTCCTTCCTGTTTCATGTGGACATCCAAATGCCCCTTTTCATAATCTCCTCGGCCGACAATATTCCATAAAAATTGCGTAGCATGATCAGCTCACCATGCAATTATGCTTACTTATTTCCCATATATATCTTTTGGACAGACGGTTATCGTTATTCACTCGTAATAGTTTTGTTGGCTCATCATCCCTTTTTCTCATGTAACATTATAGCTACTGCTCTGTTACTTCTAATCAAGCTCCAAGAATTAATTTCCTCTAATCTTCAAcactaattaatattatatatatatatatatatatatattgtcaAATACAAAATGCTTTTCTTATGTCAATTTTAGACtatatatctatattattatttaaaattggtTGAAATTTTTGGCATACCATGCACATTCATGGTAATTAGTTATGGTCCAATGCCAGCTTCCTTTTCTTCTGCATTCATTACTTGTTAGATCATAAAGTTTTTCCTCGTTGAAATAATCCTCTGAATATAAATAATCTTAGTTGGCAAATAGGGATGACAGTAAGTAAGATAGTATTATATCCTTaccaatatttttaaagatgtGTCATGTATAAGTCTTCTATATTTTCCCTCATACCAGTTTAgggaaataaatattaaatttctctCCATACTCACAAGATTACAGGATTAAATTACtacctaaattattttaaaacatttacgtaattaaaacattaagcgcttaattactaatttaactaaaataatacacattgtatttttaaataattaaaaaattaattccgataaaaaaaaactatgaCACCATTAAAAGCAAAGTTAAATAACTGAAAAGTTGGTTAGATCATAAAGTTTTTCCTCGTTGAAATAACCCTTTGAATActaattcttttctaaaatataaatattgcaTTACCCAATAAAATTGAACATTATCCAGTTTCAAAGTGAATTTAGACCATACATAATTTTCATGGAACACCTAATTTACCTTGCAaaccttttaattttgatgtgacatgtatatttaatcatatcgaaataaaaaaaattaatgtaatatgaaaaaaaaaaaaggtcatATGTAAAATTATCTAAGTGCTAAACCAATAAAAGAGTCAACTATGttataattatctatttagaCACCATTAAGACTATGTTATAGACAGACTTTACAAGCTCCTATTAAAAAGTTTCATATACATATTATAGACTactctaatatatataacaaaataaagtttattgataaatataagtatattttatatataaacatatttattaaaaaaattggaatatgactatatttatataatgcaaaaaaaaaaaaaagaatcgtaattcaaaatgatatattttcaaGATACGAGTACTgaagtaataattatttaatttgaccTTATCATGCTTAACACCACCCATGATTAATGTGTCAACAAAACTAAGTGGAACACACGTACGcacttataaaaattttagacttGAAAAGGCTTGGAGATCTACAGTGGGATCTCTCCGAAAATTGAACAAGAAATTGGACAGAAGTAAAAGGAAATCAATGAGATATTCATGACCAGCTTTGCGCAGTGACAGCGATGGTGGAATTCATGTTTAGCATAAATATGTtccttaatattatatgtagTTCGTTGCTTGGGAACTTAACTTGTACTGTTAGTTTATTACCTAGCATTGGCTAACTTGTCTCTTCTACATGCAGGTTGGTAGGTGCACATATCGTTCCTGTTAAtctgttaaaaagaaaatacagcGATCACCTTGTCTTCACCAAATGGCTGTGTGGTGAAGGAATAAGCAACGCAGTGCTGTGACAAACCTTGGCTAGCTACACTCCACTGCAAACATTATCTTCTCCAGGATTAAAACATCTTCTCCCTATTTCTATATATGGTTTTGTTAATCAAATCAAAGATAAGATGTCGCTACTGAAAGTAATATACAAGCCGGAGTTGAGTTTaatcttttgttgtttttaaCAAATGTGAGTGCAAAGGAAGATAGTAGAAACAACCATGGAACTCAAATCATAACATTCATGTTAAATAACTTTCACGCTTCTCAACTTTCGTTGCAAGACTACACTTtgaaataattctttttttttttaaattcttgcTAAGATAGAACTTCATTACTACTGATGATTAGTAGcctctaaataaaaattgcacTGTATAACAAAGTTCCATTAAGGaagtaatatttttacaaGAGTGGACACAAAGAAAATGTTCATATATATAGCTTTATAGTTAATACAAGATGAAAACTAACCATGCACCCAGTTGTAAAGTGAtggttttagatttttttttctttttctttttgaccaTTTTGCATTTTGCTTCAGTTATGGTGGATGTATACTGTGCATTCAGAACCATAAATAATAACTATACATTGCAACAGCACCGTTTGTTTTATAATCAAGTGGTCCATATCCCACTGCTGGAACCTTTCCTCAACGGAATTGCTCGTCTGGTATATAAACAATTACTATGTCTCCGCGTCATCTACACTTCCCATTCAGCGCCACGTCAACTTTGTACTTTCTGACAGATTATAACTTTTAATGATAATTCCCCACTTTGTTTGCGGTCGGCGGAGAATAACTTAGCCTAGgtgattgataattattatactcTTTCCACTCTGGCTCGTGCTGTGCGTTCTCACTCACGCGCCAAACCTTAACAGACTTGTCTAAGCTCCCACTATATACTATCCACCGATGATCTCCTCTATCAGACCCTCGAGGGTCATGATCAGACTCATGGTCTTCTCCAACGGCTAAGCATTTCACTGGCCCACCATGACCTGTTAAAACCGATAAACAAATATGAATCCCACCAGGCTCTCTCCGCCATACACATATGCTTTTATCAGCGGACCCACTGAGTACCAAATTACCGGCAGTAGCCAGACACAAGACGGCCATCTTGTGGCCCCGAAGCACGCCACCGTGCGATAAGTGTTTTTTGCGTTCCCAAAAATTTACCAATCCATCCGATGACCCACAATAAACCACTGCGGATTCAAGATTTACTGCTAGTGCTGTTACCGCGTTTTCTTGTTTTAACAGTGTTTGAACCAAGAAATGCTTTGTCCCTCTTCCTTGAAGCTCCCTCTTCCAAATTTTCACTGTTCCATCGGCTGAACCTGTAAACACCAAAGAATCGAATCCAACCGCGACCGAATTAATCGCGTCCTCGTGGGCGTTGATGGATTCGAGGCACTTGTAGTCCGAGATTCTCCAGATTTTGAGGGTTTTGTCCCAGGATCCCGAGTATAATAAACCCTGTTCCTGGTTCAGGCTCAAACATGACACTGCATCGAAATGCTTAATGCGTAGAACGTTTCGGTGTCGACGAACTTCAACGTAGTTCTTTGGGTTAACAGATTTGGTGATGTAGTCTCTAAAAGTGGGTAACCCTCCAATTCTCTTATGAACACTAGGGTTTTTAGCTGAAATCTTCCAAATTCTAATCTTGCCATCTCGATGACCAGTGAAAATCCTGTCACCGAGAATAACAATGGCTTTAACTAAGCCACTATTAGATTTGAAACCTGAAAACTCCTTCATATTCCTCCATACGCGTATGTTCTTGCTGTCTGAACCAGTGTACAACAATTCACCAGAGGCAGCAAGAGAATAGACATGGCCTTCTTCCCGAACAATGGAACCAACAAGACCGTGATTACTGAGATTATGATTGACAATAGGAGATGGTATTAGCCATGGAGATTTAGTATAAGGAGAGGGTTGGCTCCAGCTAGGAGACATGAGATAAGGAGAGCCCTCGCCTTCGCCGCTTGTTGCTGTGCTACTATTTGAATATCTAGGGCTTGCAAGAGACCCTGGACTGCTATTTTCATCTTCTTGCTTAGGAAAGATTGCAGGTTCAGCGTGCAAAAGAGCACCAAACTTTGGTCGATTAAGACTACCTTTGCGCTCTGCAACAACCATGCTgctatctttttctttgtctctcATATATGGTATTTGCAATTCAAGAATACAGATAAAGATTGATTTGTTGATGGTGGattagagaaagagaaattaatGAAAGAAAGTTTTGATGGTGGAGAACTGAAAGATTCGTGAAGGGTAAgggtgtatatatatatcaaatcatTGAACAGTAGGTTGGTGATCTAAAGGTGTGATAACGCAACACGTGGAAAAGAGGAAATACAAAAAGACGTAACCATTGCAAACCGGGAAACTGGGTATGCCGGTAATAAGGAAACTGAATCAATAATTTCCAATATGAAAATAGGTAATTAGGTATAAGGTGGCTTGTTTTTCCCTCCGTAGGCGTTTGGACTTTACACGTTAacatttcttcctttttagttgagtttctttttcttttcttttgattctATCCGAGGTCTGGTTCACACACTCTATTAAgctgatattattttattacattaaaaatcaaaatctcatagtaaaattatgtaatgcattataattt comes from Ricinus communis isolate WT05 ecotype wild-type chromosome 5, ASM1957865v1, whole genome shotgun sequence and encodes:
- the LOC8275533 gene encoding protein JINGUBANG — translated: MRDKEKDSSMVVAERKGSLNRPKFGALLHAEPAIFPKQEDENSSPGSLASPRYSNSSTATSGEGEGSPYLMSPSWSQPSPYTKSPWLIPSPIVNHNLSNHGLVGSIVREEGHVYSLAASGELLYTGSDSKNIRVWRNMKEFSGFKSNSGLVKAIVILGDRIFTGHRDGKIRIWKISAKNPSVHKRIGGLPTFRDYITKSVNPKNYVEVRRHRNVLRIKHFDAVSCLSLNQEQGLLYSGSWDKTLKIWRISDYKCLESINAHEDAINSVAVGFDSLVFTGSADGTVKIWKRELQGRGTKHFLVQTLLKQENAVTALAVNLESAVVYCGSSDGLVNFWERKKHLSHGGVLRGHKMAVLCLATAGNLVLSGSADKSICVWRREPGGIHICLSVLTGHGGPVKCLAVGEDHESDHDPRGSDRGDHRWIVYSGSLDKSVKVWRVSENAQHEPEWKEYNNYQSPRLSYSPPTANKVGNYH